The sequence AAAAGTGTTTTAGAACGCTATAAAACACGCTATTCTTATTTTGAGGAAGATTGGAAAAAGTTCAGTTCTCAGGATATTTTAAATTTGATAGATGATATTCAGGAAACCACAAAGAATTCGGTTAGTGAAAAATGGATTTATACACATTTAAAACCTGAATCGAATGAAAAATTACCACGAAAAGACATGTTGGATATTTTTTCTGTCTATGTAGGTAAAAAAAATTGGAATGATTTTAAGCACACATTTGTAACTGAACATAAAAGAATATCGAAAAAGGAAAATGTTATATCAAAAATAAATGCTAAAATACTAATAGTACCTTTTTTATTTCTATTGTTATTTTTACTTTGGAAGTTTGTTTTTCCAATAAAAGAAAGAAGAACGATAGAGTTAAATGAAAAATATAGTAATGATTCAATTTCATCAAGAAAAGTAAAAGCATTTACAATTGATGATACTATTGTTACAGAAATTGAAATTAAAAATTCTAAAATTGAAGTTGAAAAAGATGAAAAAGTAGTAGTAAAAAGTCCTTTTTATAAAGAAAAAACAATCGATTTACAAAAAACACCAAACATAAAGAAAATTGAATTAGAACCAGATGATTATGTGAATATTTTGCAAGGTTTTATTAAAAGTAATATTAAAGATTGGAAAACTAGAAAAGAACAATTAGACAGGATTTTAGATGATAATTTAGAAGTTATTGTTATGCTTCAGAATAATTTAGGGGCAGAATATTTTAATAAAGAAGAGTTTTCTCAGAAAGTAATTATTCCAACACCTTCTTTGAAAAGTTTGCACATTGTTGCAGTAGAAAAGAATAAAGAGAACAAAATTATATTTATTCGATTAATAAAGAAATAATGAAAAAGAGAATCTACCTAATTGTATTTGTTTTGATGTCTTTATTTGGGTTTTCCCAAAGTAGTGCTATTGGTTTGGAAAAGAACAATAGTATCGTTTCTAATTTTTCTGAAGCTTCAATTGTAGTATATCAAGAAGTTGCAATCGATAAAATCAATGATTTTTATAGTTACTTAAATTTATATAAAGAAGTGAAATCAGTTGCATTACAGCAAGAAATTGACATTAATGTACGAACTGTTTTTTTTAATGAGAATGTAGAAGTTTTCGATTTTATTCAAGATAATAATAATGTTCATTTGGATGTATTATTAAAACAATGCAAAAAAGAAAAATTTACATATACGGTTTCTAATTTCAAAAAAGAAACACCGTCTAAGACTAACTTTTTCTTAATTACTTATGATTTAGAAATTATAAATGAAGCCATAAAAAAGTATAAAATGATTCAGAAAGTTTATTTTTTTCCAAGTGTCAAAAGTTTCGGATCAGAAAAAAAGAATGTTTGGCAACTCAAATTAGGAGAATTTAATGCAGTACAATAAATATAACTTTCATAAATATACCTTTTGTGTTTTTAATGAAGTAGAAAATGAAGCTATTGATGGTTTAAAATTAAGTTATCAAAGTAAATCAGGAAGTAGTTATTATTTTACAAATGATGGTGTTTTTAGAGTGTCAAATCATTGGGGAAGAGCTGCAAATTGCAGGTGGAGATTGCAATCTAAAGCAAAAAATACCAACCAAGTGAATAGAATTGGATATGCCAATTGGAGTGATTTTTATTCAAATAACGAACAAGGGAAGTTTTTTTATATTACAGTTAATAAGGAAGATAAAGAAGTAGATTTTCAACATAAGGACAATCCAAATTATAGTAAAGATGTTGTTCTTAGGAACGCAGCAGCAACAGCAAAAAGAATTCAACTAATAAGAGAGGTGCTTTTGGAAGAGAATTGGTCAAAATATCTTACTTTTGATGACTTAGATGAGCTTCGAAATAAAATTATTGAACTGCTAATAAAAACAGACGATTCTTTTATTAAAATTAAACAAAAATTTAGCTAAGATGGGACGGAGAAATGAGAGTAATAGATTGGCTCATAAAAAGAAAGTAGAAGCAAAAAAAAATAGAGAAAACGAAGCGAAAAATAGTCTAAAAGAGAAGCGAAAAGCAATACTAAATCAATTCAACCTAAATAAAGATGAGTCAGGAGAAATTAACCTACCTACATAAAGAAGTGCAAGCCGTAATAGATGCAATGGCTGTTAAAGAGTTTAGAACAGCCAATAATAAATTAGTTGCTATTAGTGATGAATTAGACAATTTGTTAGATACAACAGCAGATGAGAATTTACTTGTTGAATTAAGTAAGTATCAGGTTCTTTTAAATCATTTACAGATTAAATTGAATACTGCAGAATAGATTACAATTCATAAACGACTAATCCGCTTCTGAACTTAGGTTCAATATAGGTGCTTTTTGGAGGCATAATCAAATTATTGTCTGCTAATGTTTTTATTTCCGAAATATCGGAAGGATATAACATAAAACCGACTTTAAAGCCACCTTCATCAATTACTTCTTTGATGGTTGTTATTGATTTGTTTCCTGGAATATATTCAATACGTTCATCATTTCGTAAGTCTTCAATCCCTAAAATAGGATTCAGAACTTTATCATATAAAATCTGAGCGTCTAAAGTTTCTAAAATTGATCTTTCATTACTATTAGAGTTTTCGTGCTTATAATATAAAGCATAAAAATCACCATCTAAATACATACTAAATTCAAACTTATTTTGTGGTTTCCACAATTCTTGATCTTTGGTTTTAATAATGAAGTTCTCAGCAATTAGTTTCAAAAAATCTTCTTTTGAATGATCGTTTAAATCACGGATAATTCTATTAAACTCATAAATTTTCACATTACTTTCTGCAATTAAAAAACTCATGAAATAATCCAAATTAGGATTGTTTAACTCTTTATCATCATCGTAAAGTTTTTCAGCGGAAGCCGAACGATGATGTCCATCTGCAATATATAAGTTCGGAATGTTGTCAAAATGTTCCTGAAGCCAATCAATATCACTTTGTGTGTCAATTTTCCATAAAGTATGTTTTTCTTTATTAGTTGTAGAAAATTGATTTGCTGGTTGACCTTGTTTCTTTAATAATATCCAAGTGTTTAGTTCTACGCTATCTGGATAGGTTATTAAAACAGGCTCAGTATTAAAACGAGTTTGATGCAAGTAACTTTTAAACATTTCAACTCGATACTCTAAAGTGTCCTCGTGCTTTTTAATATGATTATTTTTATAATCAATAACTGAAGTTCCAGCAATAATTCCTGTGAATTTTTGCTTTTTTGTATTGATTTCATAAAGATAAAAAACAGGTTTTTCTTCCTGAATGAAGATGTTTTCAGCTTTGAAATCTTTGTATTTTAACGCAACCCCTTTAAAACGTTTTTTTAATCCAATACTTTGCACATTTGCATAAGCAGGGCTAATCACGTGTAAAAATGAATAGGGATTAAAATTTAGCCAAGCCGCAAGTTCAGCAGCACTATAATCTTCGTAATTTCTGCAAGAAACTAAACCTATTTTATCTGGAGCAGGACGAACTGCCTTGAAAGGAACTATTTTTGCCATTTTAGAGTGTTTGGTGAAAAGTGATTAGTAAGGAGTATAAAAACACCTCACTAATCACTAATTACACTGTACTATTTACTAAATTGTTTTGCTACTTTTTCTGCTTTTCTGCTTTCTGCATAATCATAGAAACCTTCTCCTGATTTTGCTCCAAGTTTTCCGGCCATAACCATATTTACTAATAAAGGACATGGAGCATATTTTGGATTTTTAAATCCGTCATACATTACATTTAAGATAGATAAGCAAACATCTAATCCAATAAAATCAGCTAATTGTAATGGTCCCATTGGGTGTGCCATTCCTAACTTCATTACTGTATCAATTTCTGCAACACCAGCAACACCGTTATATAAAGTTTCTATTGCTTCATTTATCATTGGCATTAAAATTCTGTTTGCAACAAAACCAGGGTAATCGTTAACTTCTGTAGGTGTTTTTCCTAGTTTTACAGATAAGTCCATGATAATTTTTGTTACTTCATTAGAAGTTGAATAACCACGAATAATTTCTACTAATTTCATGATTGGCACAGGGTTCATGAAATGCATTCCAATCACTCTTTCAGGATGGACTACTTGTGCCGCTATTTGCGTAATGGAAATTGAAGAAGTATTTGATGCTAAAATTACATTATGATCGCAAACATCACTTAGTTGTTTGAAAATTTTCATTTTTAAATCAACATTCTCTGTTGCAGCTTCAACTACTAAATCGCAACCTACAACGCCATCTTTAATGTCGGTATAGGTTATTATGTTTGCAATAGTCTTGTGTTTATCATCTTCTGAAATAACACCTTTTGAAACCATTCTGTCAAGGTTGTTTGCAATAGTTGTCATTCCTTTTTCTAATGATTTTTCTGAGATGTCAATTAGTTTTACAGTGAATCCAGATTGAGCAAAAGTATGAGCAATTCCATTACCCATAGTTCCAGCTCCAATTACAGCTATTTGTTTCATTTTTTGTGTAGTTATTTTGTATTGTTAATTATTTGAAATTTATATAAAGATGATATAAAATGGTGCTATTATGATTTTTAATAGATGAAACACTTTCTATATAATAATAGTAAAAGTAAAGAAACAAAAAAAAAATAAATTAATCCAAATGAAAAGTTTGAATCTATCTAGATTAATTTTTAGTAAAAACAAAAAAGTGCTAGTAATTATAGTTATAAAACCAACTAAAAACATTGCATCAGGAACAATGTTTTCTATTGATAAAAATGAAACTATAAGTATATAAATAATTACACTTATGATGTTGTAAATAATTTTTCTTTTTGTTTTATCCATCTATTTTCTCTCCATAGATTCTATAATCTGATAAGCAACACGTAATGCTTCTGTACCATCTTCTAAAGTTACAATTGGAGTTGTATTATTATTAATAGCATCTGCGAAAGTTTCTAGTTCGTCAAGAATTGCATTGTTTGGATTCACTTGTGGATTGTTGAAATAGATTTGTTTTTTAACACCTTCCGCATTTTGAAGAATCATATCAAAATCTCCAGGTATTTCTGGAGCATCTTTCATTTTTACAACTTCACAAATTTTATCTAAATAATCAACAGAAATGTAGGCGTCTTTTTGAAAGAAACGTGATTTACGCATATTTTTCATTGAAATTCTACTCGAAGTTATATTGGCAACACAACCATTTTCGAATTCAATTCTTGCATTAGCAATATCTGGTGAGTCTGATATTACAGCAACACCACTAGCATTGATGCTTTTAACTTTCGATTTTACAACGCTTAAAATAGCATCAATATCATGAATCATTAAGTCTAAAACCACAGGTACATCTGTTCCTCTAGGATTAAATTCAGCCAAACGATGTGTTTCAATGAACATTGGGTTCTGAATTTGATCTTTCACAGCAATAAATGCAGGATTAAATCGTTCAACATGTCCCACTTGTCCTTTAACGTTGTGTTTTTTCGCAAGCGTAATAATTTCTTCCGCTTCTGCTACTGTATTCGAAATTGGCTTCTCTAAGAAAACATGTTTCCCAGCTTTTATAGCTTCTAGAGCGCAATCATAATGAGAAAGAGTGGGGGTAACAATGTCAATAACATCTACTGCTTCAATTAAGGCAGCGATGGAATCAAATTTTTTATATCCAAATTCATTAGCAATTTTTATAGCATTCTCTTCAAAAGGATCATAAAACCCAACTAATTCGTATTTTGAAGATTGATTTAATAAACGTAAATGTATTTTTCCTAAATGTCCAGCACCTAGAACACCAACTTTTAGCATAATAGAGTATTTTCAACAAAAATAGCAATAAATTGAGAATTTATAATTGATATTTGAGAATTAGTTTTCTATTTTTACCGAAAACTAACCCATATTACTTTGAAAGATACTCCCAAACATCAAGGACTTAGAAATCAATTAGCTAAACTATTAGAAGAAAAAGGAATAATTGATAAAAATGTGTTGGATGCGATTAAAAAAATCCCTCGACATTTGTTCTTGAACTCAAGTTTTGAGGATTTCGCATACCAAGACAAGGCTTTTCCCATTAGCGCTGGGCAAACTATTTCTCAGCCCTATACAGTTGCTTTTCAAAGTCAATTATTAGAAGTTCAAAAAGAACACAAGGTATTAGAAATAGGAACAGGAAGTGGTTATCAAACAGCTGTTTTGTGTTTGTTAGGTGCTAAAGTGTTTACTATAGAAAGACAAAATGAGCTTTTTAAGAAGACGTCTTTGTTGTTGCCTAAATTAGGAATTCGTCCGAAGCATATTTCTTTCGGAGATGGTTATAAAGGCTTACCTCAATATGCACCATTTGATAGTATTATTGTAACAGCTGGTGCTCCTTTTATTCCACAACCTCTTATGGCTCAGTTAAAAATTGGTGGAAAATTAGTAATTCCATTAGGGGAAGACAGTCAGGTTATGACGATGTTGATTCGTAAAAATGAATCCCAATTCGAAAAGCATGAGTTTGGAGAATTCCGGTTTGTACCTTTATTGGAAGATAAAAATTAAACTAATGATATTAAAAAACCTAGAAAGATTTTTTAATTCGATCTAGGTCTCTTTTTGTATCTTTTTCTTTTAAAGATTCTCGTTTGTCATAGTTTTTCTTTCCTCGACAAAGCGCAATATCTAATTTGGCTAATCCTTTTTCGTTAGTGAATAATCGTAAAGGAACAATAGTTAGCCCTTTATTGTCGCTATCTTTAAATAATTTCTTTAATTCTTTTTTGTTGAGTAATAGCTTTCTTTCGCTTTTTGCTCTATGATTATAATGTGTACCATAAAGATATTCTTCGATAGTGGCGTTAATAACAAAAAGTTCGTCATTATGAAATTCGCAAAAGCTTTCAGCAATAGATGCTTTACCCAAACGGATGGATTTTATTTCTGTACCTGTTAAAACAATTCCAGCAGTATATCTGTCGATCAATTCATAATCGAATTTTGCTCTTTTGTTTAATATGTTAATCGTTTTTTGCATAGGGATACAAAAGTAGTTAGAAAAATGTGATATTAAAATTTCTAGTTTGTTTTTTATGAGTATATTTTTTTTGAATTATTATAAGTTTAAAATTATGCATAAAAAAATAAAAACTCTTTATATTTTGAATTGATTTTTTTATATATTCGCAACAACAAACCATAAAACTATAACAATATGAAAAAAAATCTTTTAAAAATATGCACTTTTGCATTTTTAGGGATAATGGTCTCTTGTTCTGAAGACAATTATGAAAAAGAGAATGCTGTAGATGCTGAAAATTTTAATCAAGAGCTTTTATCTACAAAACAGATTAATGATGAAATTAAAGAAACACTTCAACAAACTGGGAAATTTTATTGGAAAGATGCTTCTTTGCAAATGTTGTGGAGCGCAACACAACATGGTTCAAATTTAGTAACAATTGGTTACGGAGAATCGTTAAATGATTTTGAGAAAGCTTCAGGGAAAGCTTCGGGTATTGAAGATGAGATTTTGAAAATAATAAAAGAAAATGAGTCTGATTCGCCCGAAAAAGTGGTTATTTATAAAGACCCAGTTCTGAATATTATCGATGTTATCATTAAAGATCAAAAAACGTTGTTCTTGTTAAGAAAAAATAAAGGAATACGATATATTGAACCAGGAGATTATAAATATTTCACTTTCGAACAAGAAAATGGAGCTAATAAAAGCTCGGGTTCTTCTGGATGTGGATATGATTCTGAGTCTTTAAGTGGTTCAGATTATACTACCATTACTCCAAATGCTAAAGTACCTTGGAATTTCTACAAACATAATATACCAAATGCTTGGGCGAAAAGTACAGGTGCTGGAATTACCGTTGGTGTAATCGATTCTGGAGTTTCTCCAAATCAGTCATTATTGGGAAGTAATTTTAACAATGGAGATTCGTCTGGAAGAACGGTTCAAAAATATGGAACGTATGTTGATTCTTTTTGGCCATGGTCTACATCTACAGATGGACCAAATGACCAATGTGGTCACGGAACAAGTATGACGGCAACTGCAACTGCTCCAAGAAACAATAAAGGCTTACCAGTTGGTGTAGCGTATAATGCGAATTTAATTTCTTACAGAGCAGCTTCAAATGTTGTTTTAGAAGGTTATCATGAGCAAAAAGGAGTTCAGAATGCATTTGTTGGATTAGGAAATAATTCTTCTGTAAAAATTATTTCAATGTCTATGGGACATATTTTCTCTGTAGGAAGAATAGAAGACGGTGTAAGATATGCTAATAATAGAGGGAAACTAATTTTCTGTGCTGGTGGAACATCTACTAGTTTTACAAATTTTGTTGGAGTAATTTTTCCAGCTTGGATGAATGAAACGGTTGCTGTTACTGGTATTAAAGAAGGATCGGGATATAATAAATGTTCTAACTGTCATTCTGGTAGTAAGATTGAATTTACTGTAGTAATGGAAAGATCGGCTTCTGGAAACACAGCACCAGTATTAAGTTATTATGAAAACCAAACCGATTATGTTGGTGGTTCTTCTGTAGCTACAGCTACAACAGCAGGAATCGCTGCTTTAGTTTGGTCTAAAAACCCAACATGGAATAAAGATCAAGTTTTAAATAAACTGAGACAATCTTCATCGCTTTACCCTAATAAGAGTTCAGATTACGGTTATGGAAATATAAACGCAGCTTTAGCGGTTCAATAACTATAAAATATAATTGTTAATTCATAAAAGCAGATTGAAGAATTTCAATCTGCTTTTTTATTTATTCCAGGTGTTAATATATTACTTAGTAAATGATTTTTTAACTTTATTTTTTATGATTTACTTGGATTTTTTAATTACTTTTATGTTAATTAACCTATTTACTTATCTACTATGACTTTAGGATATCAAACAATTGAGAAAGAATCTATAGCTTCCTTACATTTTCCGAGTTCGGAAGTGTTAACTGAAAAAGAAGCTGTTTCACAAAGAAGAACTGATTTAGACAGAGCTTTGTCTCTTGGAAATTTAGAGCATTTAAAAATTAAAATTTATTTTGAAGATGATGCATCTATGAAAATGACAGAAACTACTGTTTGGGGCGTAACCGACAATAGAGTTATTCTGAAACAAGGTGTAGTAATTCCACTTAATAGAATTCATAAAGTAATTTAAAAAGGTAGAAAAAAAAGGCTTTCTTATTATAAGAAAGCCTTTTTTTTAAAGTATGTCTATCGAAAAATAACATTTAAAATGTTCTTTTGGATTTATTCTTTGAATCCCTTTTTTGTCTTCTAATTGTCCGTTTGTAGAAGATTCATCGGCATGACCATACCAAGGTTCAATACATAAAAAGGGGGCATTTACTTTTGTCCAAATTCCTAAATCGGGAAAACCTCTAAAGTTTACTTTTAATATTGGATTGTCTTTATATGCAATTGTCAACTCTTCCGATTTTAAGTTTCTAAAAACTAAAGCATCTTTTTCAAATAGTGAATAATTAAGAGCTATTATTCCATTTTTGGAAGGTATAGGAATCGTTTCACCTGAAAATAATTCATTTTCTAATAAATGACTTTCAAATGCTTCTGTTTCATTACTAAAAATTAAGCTATGATTGTTAAAATCTCCATGAATAGCAAATGCAGGATGTGCACCTATTGAAAAGGGCATAATTTCATCATTATTGTTTTGTATGGAATAACTAATTTTTAAGCCTGAAGTAGATAATGTATAATGAATTTGTAATTCGAAAGAAAACGGATATATTTTTAGCGTATCATTATTTTCTTTTAAAGAAAAAACAACTTCATTTTCAGTTTGATGATTAATTTCAAAATTATAATTTCTTGCAAAACCATGTCTAGGCAAAGTGAATTCTTTGTTTTGAAAGGTATAAGTGTCGTTTTTTAATTTTCCAACAATAGGGAATAATACGGGTGATGTTTTGTTCCAATAGTTCTCATCTATTGTCCAAATATAGTTGGTTTCTTCTTTTTTTAAAGTAACCAATTCAGCACCCAAAGTAGTTATGGTTGCTGAAAGGGTATTGTTTTTTAGTGTAACTATCATATTTTTTTAGTTTTCTGGTAAACCTTTCCAAGTACGTATGGATCTTGAAAACAGGAATAATGCTATTATTGAAATGATAAAATTAATTAAGAACATATAAGGAACAAAATCAGTTAATGTATAGTAGAATTCTGTTCGAGTATTTGTTCCTAATTCATTAAAAATGTAAGTGTCTTTATAATGTTCAAGTATAATAAAATAGATAAATGGAATTACCATACTAAATGTCCAAGTTGATAAAATTAGAGCAATTTCTGTAAATTTTTTATTCTTTTGAATATGTGTGTTGATGATATAATATCCAATAAAGAACAGGATAAAAAGTAAACAAATTGATAGGTAGGTAATAGTTTCGTCTATAGTATAATTGTATAAATAACGAATTAAAACTGAGCCTAAACCAAAAATAATATTTAAAACCCCAAATACAATTAATGCAATTAACCACGATTTTCCAGAAGTGGTTTTAAAAGAGAAAAGCAATAATGAAAATGCCAATGCTCCATATAAAAATGCCAAAATTGCGTTATATTCAAAAAGTGGGTCTACATGAGCATTACTTACTTTATTATATTTTTCTTTAAGGATATCATATTGAAAAAAGTATTTAGAATATTTTTTACCATTTGTATGTCTTCTGTAGTTCTCTTTTGAGTAATCATAATAGTTTTGATTTTCTCTATCATCTTCTCTAAAATCATAAGCAGTAATATATGAAAATTCAGTAAAATCAGGTGCTTTATAGGTAATAGAAAACCATTTGTTTAAATCTAAATTGGTCTCTAATTGATGTTCTTTATATATTTTTAAGAAATCATTCATTAAGTTTTTTACAGCTACTTTATTATTAGTGTGTAACCAATTTTTAATTTGTTCTTTTAACTGAATTTCTCTTTCGTAGTTTATGATGTCGAAATTATCTATTTGTCTATTAATAAGTGAGTTTTCATTGTATTTTGTGCCTTTATAATATAAATGATCTTTATAGAAATAATGATAGCCGTTTCTATTATATTCTTCATTGTCATACTCATTATATTCATTTTCATCTGCGTTCTCTGCTATATAGTTTTCTTGTTTTATAGAGTCCCTTTCCGTTTCTGCGAAACTTCCATCTATAAAAACATCAGATAAACAAATTGTTTCACATCTTTTTTGTGTTTCTTCATAAGAATAATAACTTCTTTCTCTTAGCTGTTTTCCTAGATAAAAAGGTAATGCAAATGAAATAAAGATGTATGAAATAATGAAAATTTGTAGCCATTCATAGAATAATGCATTTTTGCTTTTTTTGTATAAAGCTTTAAAAGAATTATTTCGTAAATAATAAACAATCCATAAAATAATGATAATTAAGCTTAATAGAAAACCAAAGAAATTAATCGCAACTTCATTATCAGGATCATAAGTTTTTCCTGTAAAATCAATTGAGCCTTCGGCATAGCCTAAAATGAAATAGATAATATGATAAATGAGTCCAATAATGAGCATTGGAACAAATTTTGTGTTCCACAATAATGGATATTTTAGTAAAAGTTTTTTTTGAATATCTTTAAACATGTTGAATGTGTTTTAGTTGACGAAAAAGCGACGTGTTGAGTTAGAAATATTTCGCATATAACTTATTGCAATTGATTGATTAATAATTGCTTTCATAAAATCATGTATGCTAATGTTTTCGGGAAAAGTTGCAATATAAGTTCCACCATTTTGTTCTAATGAAATGATGTTAATAACTGTAAAAGCACTTTTTAAATCGCTCAAACTTTGTGTGCTTTCAAACTCTATAATACAATGCTTTGCAATGTCGTTTTCGGCATTTAAATTCTTTTGGGTTCCTTGTTTTAAAAAAACAACTTGGTTAGAAGTTTTTTCTACTTCATACAATTGTTGCGAGCTTAAAACAATAGCAATGGGTCTAAAGGGAGAATTTGCAATATTTCTAAAATCGTCTAAAACTGTTTGTTGTGCTAAAATGTCAAGATTTGCTAAAGGTTCGTCAATCAGTAATATTTTAGGTTTTCGGAGTAACATTCGAGCCAATTCAAATCGCATTTTGTAACCCGATGATAAACCACTCCAATTGTGGTTTCTGGATTTACGTAGTCCTAGTCGAGTAATTATTAAATCGATAACCAAATTATTTTCTTCAGGAAGATAACCATAGCAACTAGCTGTAAACTCTAAGTTTTCATACATTGAACCTCTCCACGTATCTGTGCGCTGCGGAATGTATACAAGTTTGGTTTTTAAGTCGTAACCATCTTCATAATCAAAATGATACTTAATAGTTCCCGAAGTAGGATTAAGTTCTCCACACAAACTACGAAGTAAGGTTGTTTTTCCGTTTCCATTTTCTCCTACTAAACCAATAATTTCTCCTGTATTTATAGCCAGATTGATTGGTCCCAAGGCAAAATTAGAATTGTATCTTTTTTCTAGATTTTCTACTTCTATAATGGTTTCATGCGGACGAGTCTCTTTTTTGTCTAGAAAATGATAAAGTTCATTAAGAAGTGTTTGTAATTTTTCTTTTCTCCCTGTATCATTTTTCTCATTGCCATCAAGCCAGTTTAAATACTGATTTGTCTTTGCGTAAAATTCGATATTTTC is a genomic window of Flavobacterium jumunjinense containing:
- a CDS encoding DUF1015 domain-containing protein, which produces MAKIVPFKAVRPAPDKIGLVSCRNYEDYSAAELAAWLNFNPYSFLHVISPAYANVQSIGLKKRFKGVALKYKDFKAENIFIQEEKPVFYLYEINTKKQKFTGIIAGTSVIDYKNNHIKKHEDTLEYRVEMFKSYLHQTRFNTEPVLITYPDSVELNTWILLKKQGQPANQFSTTNKEKHTLWKIDTQSDIDWLQEHFDNIPNLYIADGHHRSASAEKLYDDDKELNNPNLDYFMSFLIAESNVKIYEFNRIIRDLNDHSKEDFLKLIAENFIIKTKDQELWKPQNKFEFSMYLDGDFYALYYKHENSNSNERSILETLDAQILYDKVLNPILGIEDLRNDERIEYIPGNKSITTIKEVIDEGGFKVGFMLYPSDISEIKTLADNNLIMPPKSTYIEPKFRSGLVVYEL
- a CDS encoding 3-hydroxyacyl-CoA dehydrogenase family protein; the protein is MKQIAVIGAGTMGNGIAHTFAQSGFTVKLIDISEKSLEKGMTTIANNLDRMVSKGVISEDDKHKTIANIITYTDIKDGVVGCDLVVEAATENVDLKMKIFKQLSDVCDHNVILASNTSSISITQIAAQVVHPERVIGMHFMNPVPIMKLVEIIRGYSTSNEVTKIIMDLSVKLGKTPTEVNDYPGFVANRILMPMINEAIETLYNGVAGVAEIDTVMKLGMAHPMGPLQLADFIGLDVCLSILNVMYDGFKNPKYAPCPLLVNMVMAGKLGAKSGEGFYDYAESRKAEKVAKQFSK
- a CDS encoding Gfo/Idh/MocA family protein; this encodes MLKVGVLGAGHLGKIHLRLLNQSSKYELVGFYDPFEENAIKIANEFGYKKFDSIAALIEAVDVIDIVTPTLSHYDCALEAIKAGKHVFLEKPISNTVAEAEEIITLAKKHNVKGQVGHVERFNPAFIAVKDQIQNPMFIETHRLAEFNPRGTDVPVVLDLMIHDIDAILSVVKSKVKSINASGVAVISDSPDIANARIEFENGCVANITSSRISMKNMRKSRFFQKDAYISVDYLDKICEVVKMKDAPEIPGDFDMILQNAEGVKKQIYFNNPQVNPNNAILDELETFADAINNNTTPIVTLEDGTEALRVAYQIIESMERK
- a CDS encoding protein-L-isoaspartate(D-aspartate) O-methyltransferase, whose protein sequence is MKDTPKHQGLRNQLAKLLEEKGIIDKNVLDAIKKIPRHLFLNSSFEDFAYQDKAFPISAGQTISQPYTVAFQSQLLEVQKEHKVLEIGTGSGYQTAVLCLLGAKVFTIERQNELFKKTSLLLPKLGIRPKHISFGDGYKGLPQYAPFDSIIVTAGAPFIPQPLMAQLKIGGKLVIPLGEDSQVMTMLIRKNESQFEKHEFGEFRFVPLLEDKN
- the smpB gene encoding SsrA-binding protein SmpB, with protein sequence MQKTINILNKRAKFDYELIDRYTAGIVLTGTEIKSIRLGKASIAESFCEFHNDELFVINATIEEYLYGTHYNHRAKSERKLLLNKKELKKLFKDSDNKGLTIVPLRLFTNEKGLAKLDIALCRGKKNYDKRESLKEKDTKRDLDRIKKSF
- a CDS encoding S8 family peptidase; this translates as MKKNLLKICTFAFLGIMVSCSEDNYEKENAVDAENFNQELLSTKQINDEIKETLQQTGKFYWKDASLQMLWSATQHGSNLVTIGYGESLNDFEKASGKASGIEDEILKIIKENESDSPEKVVIYKDPVLNIIDVIIKDQKTLFLLRKNKGIRYIEPGDYKYFTFEQENGANKSSGSSGCGYDSESLSGSDYTTITPNAKVPWNFYKHNIPNAWAKSTGAGITVGVIDSGVSPNQSLLGSNFNNGDSSGRTVQKYGTYVDSFWPWSTSTDGPNDQCGHGTSMTATATAPRNNKGLPVGVAYNANLISYRAASNVVLEGYHEQKGVQNAFVGLGNNSSVKIISMSMGHIFSVGRIEDGVRYANNRGKLIFCAGGTSTSFTNFVGVIFPAWMNETVAVTGIKEGSGYNKCSNCHSGSKIEFTVVMERSASGNTAPVLSYYENQTDYVGGSSVATATTAGIAALVWSKNPTWNKDQVLNKLRQSSSLYPNKSSDYGYGNINAALAVQ
- a CDS encoding aldose 1-epimerase family protein codes for the protein MIVTLKNNTLSATITTLGAELVTLKKEETNYIWTIDENYWNKTSPVLFPIVGKLKNDTYTFQNKEFTLPRHGFARNYNFEINHQTENEVVFSLKENNDTLKIYPFSFELQIHYTLSTSGLKISYSIQNNNDEIMPFSIGAHPAFAIHGDFNNHSLIFSNETEAFESHLLENELFSGETIPIPSKNGIIALNYSLFEKDALVFRNLKSEELTIAYKDNPILKVNFRGFPDLGIWTKVNAPFLCIEPWYGHADESSTNGQLEDKKGIQRINPKEHFKCYFSIDIL
- a CDS encoding ABC transporter ATP-binding protein, yielding MTEFQKQFKEVEELLQFEEYNQVTKRVIDFTLDTENIEFYAKTNQYLNWLDGNEKNDTGRKEKLQTLLNELYHFLDKKETRPHETIIEVENLEKRYNSNFALGPINLAINTGEIIGLVGENGNGKTTLLRSLCGELNPTSGTIKYHFDYEDGYDLKTKLVYIPQRTDTWRGSMYENLEFTASCYGYLPEENNLVIDLIITRLGLRKSRNHNWSGLSSGYKMRFELARMLLRKPKILLIDEPLANLDILAQQTVLDDFRNIANSPFRPIAIVLSSQQLYEVEKTSNQVVFLKQGTQKNLNAENDIAKHCIIEFESTQSLSDLKSAFTVINIISLEQNGGTYIATFPENISIHDFMKAIINQSIAISYMRNISNSTRRFFVN